The DNA region GGCAGCGAGGCCGAACTGGTACGGCGCTTCGCTTCGAAGCTGGGAGCCGGGATCGAATGGGTTTCCGGCACGGAATACGTACTGGCCGAGGACCTCAAGCGCGGGAACCTGGACCTGGTGGTCGGCGGCCTTGACGACAAGACGCCGTGGGCAACGCATGCCGGACTGAGCCGCGCCTACGCGGAGTCCCGTGATGGCCACGGCTCCCTGCACAGGCACGTGATGCTGGTTCCCATGGGCGAGAACGCGTTCCTTCTCGAGCTGGACCGGTTCCTGATGGATGCGAAGGAATCACGATGACGGCTGTGAGGAATGGCGGGGTTGCCCGCTTCGGCCACACCGAACTCCCGGACGAACAGCAGGAGGCCCTCCGCGGTGCGGTGAAGATCGAATGGATCACCATCGGCTTCCTGGCCGCGTCCACGGTCCTGGTCTTCGCGGTTTTGGGCAACTCCCAGGCAATGAAGGCCGCCTGGGTGGAGGACGTCCTGTCATTCCTTCCGCCATTGTCCTTCCTGCTGGCTGCCCGCGTTATCCGCAAGCGTCCCAGCGAGGAACATCCCTACGGCTACCACCGCGCCGTGGGCATCGCCCATGTGGTTGCGGCAGTGGCCCTGACGGTGATGGGCGCGTACCTCATCGTGGATTCGGGCATCGGGCTGCTGGGCAACGAGCACCCTGCCATCGGCGGTTTTGACTTCTTTGGCCAGACCATCTGGCTGGGCTGGATGATGATCGGCGCGATGATCCTCACCGCCGTCCCGCCCATCTACCTGGGCCGGGTCAAGATGAAGCTTGCCGAAAAGCTCCATGACAAAGTCCTGTACGCCGACGCCGACATGAACAAAGCGGACTGGATGACGGCCCTTGCCGCCGCGGTGGGCGTGGCCGGCATCGGCTTCGGCGTGTGGTGGGCCGACTACGCGGCGGCCCTCCTCATCTCCGCCAGCATCCTGCACGACGGCGTCCGGAACACCCGCGCCGCCATCTCAGCGCTGATGGACAAACGTGCCCGGACGTACGACGACGCCGAGCCGCACCCGATCGGACACCGGCTGGACGAGTACCTCCGCGGCCTGGACTGGACCCAGGAGGCGCAGTCCAGGATCCGCGACGAAGGGCACGTGTTCCATGTGGAATCGTTTGTGGTCCCCGCCGGTGGACGGATGCCCAGGCTGGAGCAGC from Arthrobacter pascens includes:
- a CDS encoding ABC transporter substrate-binding protein, producing MRYLRITAALLLASSLALAGCGTPFPADPSGTLERVTEGTLRVGASANGDWVRISSGNGRGLRDEDVQGSEAELVRRFASKLGAGIEWVSGTEYVLAEDLKRGNLDLVVGGLDDKTPWATHAGLSRAYAESRDGHGSLHRHVMLVPMGENAFLLELDRFLMDAKESR
- a CDS encoding cation transporter: MTAVRNGGVARFGHTELPDEQQEALRGAVKIEWITIGFLAASTVLVFAVLGNSQAMKAAWVEDVLSFLPPLSFLLAARVIRKRPSEEHPYGYHRAVGIAHVVAAVALTVMGAYLIVDSGIGLLGNEHPAIGGFDFFGQTIWLGWMMIGAMILTAVPPIYLGRVKMKLAEKLHDKVLYADADMNKADWMTALAAAVGVAGIGFGVWWADYAAALLISASILHDGVRNTRAAISALMDKRARTYDDAEPHPIGHRLDEYLRGLDWTQEAQSRIRDEGHVFHVESFVVPAGGRMPRLEQLEAAREACIGMDWKIQDMVLVPVAELPSEFLPGPTSGGER